In Bradyrhizobium sp. CCBAU 051011, the following are encoded in one genomic region:
- a CDS encoding TIGR03809 family protein, with protein MAHPADVARGRNIVARWCNLAEQRLEYLTELFETGRWRRFHTEREFLENIREAKAAVATWRELLSREASLDNTHIDMAWLGRRRTSPLPLTPLPRDEGYRQPVMQLQPQPVVQLQPQPAPIAPTPPRDVPADVLVALESQLTVVEVAPSVADPLALGQMSFPALDLDAMKERYPLLRNAL; from the coding sequence ATGGCACATCCTGCAGACGTGGCACGTGGCCGCAACATCGTTGCGCGCTGGTGCAACCTTGCCGAGCAACGGCTGGAATACCTTACTGAATTGTTCGAAACCGGGCGCTGGCGCCGCTTTCACACCGAACGCGAATTTCTCGAAAACATCCGGGAAGCCAAGGCTGCGGTTGCAACCTGGCGCGAGCTGTTGAGCCGCGAAGCCTCGCTGGACAACACACATATCGACATGGCCTGGCTTGGCCGGCGTCGAACGTCGCCGCTGCCGCTGACGCCGCTGCCGCGCGATGAAGGGTACCGGCAGCCGGTGATGCAGCTTCAGCCGCAGCCCGTGGTGCAGCTTCAGCCGCAGCCTGCGCCGATTGCTCCCACACCGCCGCGCGATGTTCCCGCCGACGTTCTGGTCGCACTGGAAAGCCAGCTCACTGTTGTGGAAGTCGCGCCATCTGTGGCCGATCCGCTGGCGCTGGGCCAGATGTCGTTCCCGGCGCTCGATCTCGACGCCATGAAGGAGCGCTATCCGCTGCTGCGGAACGCACTGTAG
- a CDS encoding sigma-70 family RNA polymerase sigma factor: MSATQAASDEVLIARIAQGDRLAMQVLYGRHHVRVFRFGLRLVRDEQIAEDLISEVFLDVWRQAGKFEGRSAVTTWLLAITRFKALSALRRRKDVGLDDETANAIEDTSDDPEVVVQKKDTGEALRKCLTALSPEHREIVDLVYYHEKSVEEVAEIVGIPENTVKTRLFYARKKLAELLKAAGIERGWP, translated from the coding sequence TTGAGCGCGACACAGGCGGCTTCAGATGAAGTTCTGATCGCTCGGATCGCTCAAGGCGACCGGCTCGCCATGCAGGTGCTTTACGGAAGGCACCATGTCAGGGTGTTCCGTTTCGGGCTTCGGCTCGTAAGGGACGAACAGATTGCGGAAGACCTCATCAGCGAGGTTTTTCTCGATGTGTGGCGTCAGGCTGGCAAGTTCGAAGGCCGATCCGCCGTTACCACCTGGCTCCTGGCGATTACGCGGTTCAAGGCACTTTCGGCACTTCGGCGCCGCAAGGACGTTGGACTGGACGACGAAACCGCGAACGCGATCGAGGACACGTCCGACGATCCGGAAGTGGTGGTGCAGAAGAAGGATACGGGTGAAGCGTTGCGCAAGTGCCTGACGGCCCTTTCGCCAGAGCATCGGGAGATCGTCGATCTCGTCTACTACCACGAGAAGTCCGTGGAAGAGGTGGCCGAAATCGTCGGTATTCCGGAGAACACCGTCAAGACGCGCCTGTTTTATGCGCGCAAGAAATTGGCCGAGTTGCTCAAGGCAGCAGGCATAGAGCGAGGTTGGCCATGA
- a CDS encoding S8 family serine peptidase — MRTPNLNVGARTPTINPTITPRINPTIAARPTIAARPSVDTAARTLPSRIGTMSSTLRVRPGAGVRSTLPYARFSPNLYPACQYAMRGPDGECFDRPVMSAGGGNGASAKKGKGGSGNNNAQAAVNLRAVKNELVAEIDGALSNADADELARRHGLERIASQNFPLLGGTIGLFRIVDNRPVDTVRRELAADGSVRSVQLNFRYFLQDQKKASTEGDAAQYAVAQLRLPQAHKFVRGMNVTIAVIDSGVDARHPELANSVADSFDALGSKEGPHTHGTGIAGAIVAHARLMGSAPEARLIAIRAFGAGSKGAESTSYVILRGLNYAAEHGAQIINMSFAGPKDPLIERGIAATAARGILMVAAAGNAGAKSPPLYPAANPNVIAVSGTDAQEKLFAASNRGNHIAVAAPGADIFLPAPDDKYQITSGTSFSAAYISGVAALIMERNPALKPGDVRAILTSTARDLGIPGRDDQFGAGEADALAAVTAAAAAPAVPLASASGKPTGEKAPALDPSADNASVSRALNDSPPSMASEKSAANGAK, encoded by the coding sequence ATGCGCACGCCCAACCTCAATGTCGGGGCGCGGACACCCACCATCAATCCGACGATAACGCCGCGCATCAACCCCACCATCGCTGCGCGCCCGACCATCGCTGCCCGCCCGAGCGTCGATACCGCCGCGCGGACGCTGCCGTCCCGTATTGGCACCATGAGTTCGACCCTGCGTGTCCGTCCGGGCGCCGGCGTGCGGTCGACGCTGCCTTATGCGCGGTTTTCGCCCAACCTCTATCCGGCTTGCCAGTATGCAATGCGCGGTCCCGACGGCGAGTGCTTCGATCGTCCGGTTATGTCGGCCGGCGGCGGCAACGGCGCTTCGGCCAAGAAGGGCAAGGGCGGATCGGGCAACAACAATGCTCAGGCGGCGGTCAATCTGCGCGCGGTCAAGAACGAGCTCGTCGCCGAAATCGATGGCGCGTTATCCAACGCAGACGCCGACGAACTGGCGCGGCGTCACGGCCTGGAGCGCATCGCGTCGCAGAACTTCCCGCTGCTCGGCGGCACCATCGGCCTGTTCCGCATCGTCGATAACCGCCCGGTGGACACCGTGCGCCGCGAACTCGCAGCCGACGGCAGCGTGCGTTCGGTGCAGCTCAATTTCCGCTACTTCCTGCAGGATCAGAAGAAGGCTTCGACCGAAGGCGACGCCGCGCAATACGCCGTTGCCCAGCTTCGGCTGCCGCAGGCGCACAAGTTTGTCCGCGGCATGAACGTCACCATCGCGGTGATCGATTCAGGCGTCGACGCCAGGCATCCTGAACTCGCCAATTCGGTCGCCGACAGTTTTGACGCACTCGGCAGCAAGGAGGGCCCGCACACTCACGGCACCGGCATTGCCGGCGCGATCGTCGCGCATGCCAGGCTGATGGGGAGCGCACCGGAAGCGAGGTTGATTGCGATCCGCGCATTCGGCGCGGGATCGAAGGGCGCGGAGAGCACGTCCTATGTGATCCTCCGGGGACTGAACTATGCGGCCGAGCACGGCGCGCAGATCATCAACATGAGCTTTGCCGGCCCAAAGGATCCACTGATCGAGCGCGGCATCGCGGCGACGGCGGCCCGCGGCATCCTGATGGTCGCCGCGGCCGGCAATGCCGGTGCGAAATCGCCGCCGCTCTATCCGGCGGCCAATCCCAACGTCATCGCGGTGAGCGGCACCGACGCGCAGGAAAAACTGTTTGCGGCGTCGAACCGCGGCAACCACATCGCAGTTGCCGCGCCTGGCGCGGATATCTTCCTGCCGGCGCCCGATGACAAATATCAGATCACGTCGGGCACCTCGTTCTCCGCGGCCTATATCAGCGGCGTTGCGGCGCTGATCATGGAGCGCAACCCGGCACTGAAGCCTGGCGATGTTCGCGCGATTCTGACGAGCACCGCTCGCGATCTCGGCATCCCCGGTCGCGACGATCAGTTCGGGGCCGGCGAAGCCGACGCCCTTGCCGCGGTTACCGCCGCAGCCGCCGCGCCGGCGGTTCCACTTGCCTCGGCCTCGGGCAAGCCAACGGGAGAAAAGGCGCCAGCGCTCGACCCGTCCGCCGATAACGCTTCCGTGAGCCGGGCGCTGAATGACTCCCCGCCGTCGATGGCATCGGAAAAATCGGCCGCAAACGGCGCGAAATGA
- a CDS encoding TIGR03808 family TAT-translocated repetitive protein, with the protein MDMNRRHLIGASAAGVAGALAMSSDAARAAPPASTLGRDVTQFGVRPGSPDDQTTKLQRAIDEASRAQVPLALPPGLYRTGMLRLSNSTQLVGVRGATKLVFTGGASMLQGEGANNIGLTGITLDGGRIPLPTRRGLVHCLGGRDVRIADCEITGSGGNGIWLEQVSGDISGNIFTKIETTAVVSFDALGLIVSRNTIIDTNDNGIEILRTAIGDDGTLVLDNRIEDIKAGPGGSGQYGNAINAFRAGNVIVRGNRIRNCDYSAVRGNSASNIHITDNSVSNVREVALYSEFAFEGAVIANNTVDGAAVGVSVCNFNEGGRIAVVQGNIVRNLLPKRPIGTAPDDDAGIGIYVEADSTVTGNVIENAPSFGIIAGWGKYLRDVAITGNVIRKAFVGVGVSVLPGAGTALVNNNMISETPRGAVVGLDHARTITTDLSAEGAQRYAQVVVGGNAVRR; encoded by the coding sequence ATGGACATGAACCGCCGCCATCTCATTGGAGCGTCCGCCGCCGGTGTCGCCGGCGCGCTGGCGATGTCGTCTGACGCCGCGCGCGCCGCTCCGCCCGCTTCCACGCTCGGCCGCGACGTCACGCAATTCGGTGTCCGCCCGGGGAGTCCGGACGATCAGACCACAAAACTGCAACGCGCGATCGATGAAGCTTCGCGCGCGCAAGTGCCGCTGGCGCTGCCGCCGGGCCTCTACCGCACCGGCATGTTGCGCCTTTCGAACAGCACCCAACTGGTCGGCGTGCGCGGCGCGACCAAGCTCGTGTTCACGGGCGGCGCCTCGATGCTGCAGGGCGAAGGTGCCAACAATATCGGCCTCACCGGCATCACTCTCGATGGCGGCCGCATTCCGCTGCCGACGCGGCGCGGGCTCGTGCATTGCCTCGGCGGGCGGGATGTCCGCATCGCCGATTGCGAAATCACAGGCAGCGGCGGCAACGGCATCTGGCTCGAGCAGGTCTCCGGCGATATTTCCGGCAACATCTTCACGAAGATCGAGACCACCGCGGTTGTATCCTTCGACGCGCTTGGCCTGATCGTCTCGCGTAACACCATCATCGATACCAACGACAACGGCATCGAAATCCTGCGCACGGCGATCGGCGATGACGGCACGCTGGTGCTCGACAACCGCATCGAGGACATCAAGGCCGGGCCCGGCGGCTCCGGTCAGTACGGCAACGCCATCAACGCCTTCCGCGCCGGCAATGTGATCGTGCGCGGCAACCGCATCAGGAATTGCGACTACTCGGCGGTGCGCGGCAATTCGGCATCGAATATTCACATCACCGACAACAGCGTCAGCAATGTCCGCGAGGTCGCGCTCTATTCGGAATTCGCGTTCGAGGGCGCCGTGATCGCCAACAACACGGTCGATGGCGCCGCCGTCGGCGTCTCCGTGTGCAATTTCAACGAGGGCGGCCGCATCGCCGTCGTGCAGGGCAACATCGTCAGAAATCTGCTGCCGAAGCGGCCGATCGGCACCGCGCCCGACGACGACGCCGGGATCGGCATCTATGTCGAGGCAGACTCGACGGTCACAGGCAATGTGATCGAGAACGCGCCCTCCTTCGGCATCATCGCCGGCTGGGGCAAGTATCTCCGCGACGTCGCCATTACCGGCAACGTGATCCGCAAGGCCTTCGTCGGCGTCGGCGTATCCGTGCTGCCCGGCGCCGGGACGGCGCTGGTCAACAACAACATGATCTCGGAAACCCCGCGCGGCGCCGTGGTCGGGCTCGACCACGCCCGCACGATTACGACCGATCTGTCAGCCGAAGGCGCCCAGCGCTACGCGCAGGTGGTGGTCGGCGGCAACGCAGTCAGGCGGTAG
- a CDS encoding pyroglutamyl-peptidase I has protein sequence MSEKLRILVTGFGPFPGAPYNPTQPLVARLTRLRRPAFTDVELSSHIFPVTYNAVDRELPRALQKHKPHALLMFGLASRTHFLRIETRARNAVTMLWPDAAQTHARKGSITEGADAQRFGPHTAKLLRAAKGTGLDARASRDAGSYLCNYLSWRAIESVDADNGLRLAAFIHIPPLARGGAFRRKGFARITLEELVDAGEAMLLEMVRLARRAA, from the coding sequence GTGAGCGAAAAACTCCGCATTCTCGTCACCGGCTTCGGCCCGTTCCCCGGCGCACCCTACAACCCGACGCAGCCGCTGGTCGCGCGGCTGACGCGGCTGCGCCGCCCGGCCTTCACCGACGTCGAACTCTCCAGCCACATCTTTCCCGTGACCTACAACGCGGTCGACCGCGAATTGCCGCGGGCGCTGCAAAAGCACAAGCCGCATGCGCTGTTGATGTTCGGCCTCGCTTCGCGGACGCACTTTCTGCGGATCGAAACCCGCGCCCGCAACGCCGTCACCATGCTATGGCCCGACGCCGCACAGACCCACGCCCGCAAGGGATCGATCACGGAGGGCGCCGATGCGCAAAGGTTCGGCCCACACACCGCGAAGCTGCTGCGTGCTGCGAAGGGCACCGGCCTCGACGCCCGCGCCTCGCGCGATGCCGGCAGCTATCTCTGCAACTATCTGAGCTGGCGAGCGATCGAATCCGTCGATGCGGATAACGGCCTTCGCCTCGCCGCCTTCATCCACATCCCGCCGCTGGCGCGCGGCGGCGCTTTCAGGCGCAAGGGCTTTGCGCGCATCACGCTGGAAGAACTCGTCGATGCCGGCGAAGCCATGTTGCTGGAAATGGTGAGGCTGGCGCGCAGAGCTGCGTAG
- a CDS encoding GGDEF domain-containing protein produces MSSAASLLQGQASHGATACPVRLPSEVLKRRVGQRRHMLAVQGVSYSLITSVLLVYCYAGTVPIIIPSAYFLSSIGLVSIFVVLSEAHFNDRFEDHYLTIFQVAGHVALQLGFLLAAPEIGFAFLSVVFLIFGFGALRMTSRQAIITWTLTMIGLAPIFLFANTPIGLPITTQIERVAAMLSFVFTIGQCAFVGLYGSTMRKMLYDRSFELKAAYKRIEELAELDELTGSSNRRSIMRMLEEEIDRAARGGSPCSIALIDLDWFKRINDAYGHPTGDEVLRTFSITTFANIRSVDRFGRYGGEEFLLVLPGMDTGQAMRALDRLRVIIAELDWSAFSPGMKVTMSAGVAMLNPNETSDTLLARADSALYAAKAQGRNRITSA; encoded by the coding sequence ATGAGCAGCGCGGCTTCATTGCTTCAGGGGCAAGCCTCCCACGGTGCGACCGCATGCCCGGTCCGCCTGCCGTCGGAAGTATTGAAGCGCCGGGTCGGCCAGCGCCGCCACATGCTCGCAGTCCAGGGCGTCAGCTATTCGCTCATCACCTCGGTTCTGCTGGTCTACTGCTACGCCGGCACCGTCCCGATCATCATCCCGTCGGCCTATTTCCTTTCCAGTATCGGATTGGTCTCGATCTTCGTCGTGTTGTCGGAAGCTCACTTCAACGACCGGTTCGAGGACCACTATCTCACGATCTTCCAGGTCGCCGGCCACGTCGCGCTCCAGCTCGGCTTTCTGCTGGCGGCGCCCGAAATCGGATTTGCCTTCCTGAGCGTCGTATTCCTGATCTTCGGGTTCGGCGCGCTGCGAATGACGTCCCGGCAGGCAATCATCACCTGGACGCTGACCATGATCGGCCTGGCGCCGATCTTCCTCTTTGCCAACACCCCGATCGGCCTGCCGATCACCACCCAGATCGAACGCGTCGCGGCCATGCTTTCCTTTGTCTTCACGATCGGGCAATGCGCCTTCGTGGGACTGTATGGCTCTACCATGCGCAAGATGCTTTATGACCGGAGCTTCGAACTGAAGGCGGCGTACAAGCGGATCGAGGAGCTTGCGGAGCTCGACGAGCTGACCGGGTCGTCCAACCGCCGCAGCATCATGCGGATGCTGGAGGAGGAGATTGATCGCGCAGCCCGCGGCGGATCGCCCTGCTCCATCGCGCTGATCGACCTCGACTGGTTCAAACGCATCAACGACGCCTACGGCCATCCGACGGGCGACGAGGTGCTGCGGACATTCTCGATCACCACGTTCGCCAACATCCGCAGCGTCGACCGGTTCGGCCGATATGGCGGCGAGGAATTTTTGCTGGTGCTGCCCGGCATGGACACCGGCCAGGCCATGCGGGCGCTCGACCGCCTGCGGGTTATTATCGCCGAGCTCGATTGGAGCGCATTCTCGCCGGGCATGAAGGTGACGATGTCGGCAGGCGTTGCAATGCTGAATCCGAACGAAACTTCAGACACATTACTCGCGCGCGCCGACAGCGCGCTTTATGCAGCCAAGGCGCAGGGACGCAACCGTATTACCAGCGCCTGA
- the meaB gene encoding methylmalonyl Co-A mutase-associated GTPase MeaB, translating into MTLPKTVSLDFKKLAKDVRSGHRAALARAITLIESRRADHQAAARDLVQALLPDTGKAVRVGITGSPGVGKSTTIDALGMLLIERGHKVAVLAVDPSSARTGGSILGDKTRMARLANSEAAFVRPSPASGTLGGVAAKTREAMLLCEAAGFDVVLVETVGIGQSETAVCDMTDFFLALMLPGAGDELQGIKKGLVELADMIAINKADGDNIKRANLAAAEYRGALHILTPRSEHWHPPVVTYSALTGTGMDTLWQKILDHRTAMNASGEFAARRREQQVKWMWSMLEQRMMARVRSDAAIRAKVKKTEAEVADGRITPAVAAEQIAEWLR; encoded by the coding sequence ATGACCCTGCCGAAGACCGTTTCCCTCGATTTCAAGAAGCTTGCCAAGGACGTCCGCTCCGGGCACCGCGCGGCCCTGGCGCGCGCGATCACCCTGATCGAAAGCCGCCGTGCCGATCATCAGGCGGCCGCACGCGACCTGGTGCAGGCGCTGCTGCCCGATACAGGGAAAGCCGTCCGTGTCGGCATCACCGGCTCGCCCGGGGTCGGCAAATCCACCACCATCGACGCGCTCGGCATGCTCCTGATCGAGCGCGGCCACAAGGTCGCGGTGCTGGCGGTGGATCCCTCCTCGGCCCGCACCGGCGGTTCGATCCTCGGCGACAAGACGCGGATGGCACGGCTGGCCAACTCCGAGGCCGCTTTCGTCCGGCCCTCGCCTGCCTCGGGCACGCTCGGCGGCGTCGCCGCAAAGACCCGCGAGGCGATGCTGCTCTGCGAAGCCGCTGGGTTCGATGTGGTGCTGGTGGAGACCGTCGGCATCGGCCAGTCCGAAACCGCGGTCTGCGACATGACGGATTTTTTCCTCGCCCTGATGCTGCCCGGCGCCGGCGACGAATTGCAGGGCATCAAGAAGGGTCTGGTCGAGCTCGCCGACATGATCGCGATCAACAAGGCCGACGGCGACAATATCAAGCGTGCCAATCTGGCGGCCGCCGAATATCGCGGCGCGCTGCATATCCTCACCCCCCGTTCGGAACATTGGCATCCGCCGGTCGTCACCTATTCGGCACTGACCGGCACCGGCATGGACACGCTGTGGCAGAAGATTCTGGATCACCGCACCGCCATGAATGCCTCGGGCGAGTTCGCAGCGCGGCGGCGCGAGCAGCAGGTGAAGTGGATGTGGTCGATGCTGGAGCAGCGCATGATGGCCCGAGTACGGTCTGACGCCGCGATCCGCGCCAAGGTGAAGAAGACCGAGGCCGAAGTCGCCGACGGCCGCATCACGCCGGCGGTCGCCGCCGAGCAGATCGCGGAATGGCTGCGGTGA